In Cyanobacteria bacterium GSL.Bin1, a single genomic region encodes these proteins:
- a CDS encoding transposase — protein sequence MNKKSIFTSPANGKEFPFFCLIFSINLGNDVPPIGFWGRAVGADIRLLDYLVTSDGFRLPRPKFFKDLESELKLLQKRLARKKKRSKNYEKARKKIEKLHLSRVNF from the coding sequence TTGAATAAAAAATCAATTTTTACCAGCCCAGCTAATGGTAAGGAGTTCCCCTTTTTTTGCTTAATCTTCTCAATCAACCTGGGGAATGATGTTCCACCAATTGGCTTTTGGGGGAGAGCAGTAGGAGCCGATATTAGACTTCTTGACTATTTAGTAACTTCCGATGGGTTTCGTTTACCCAGACCCAAGTTTTTCAAGGATCTCGAAAGCGAGCTTAAATTGCTGCAAAAGAGATTAGCTAGAAAGAAGAAGCGGTCGAAAAATTACGAGAAAGCTAGAAAGAAAATAGAAAAACTCCACTTATCGCGAGTGAACTTTTAA
- a CDS encoding DUF3082 domain-containing protein: MTEPTSSSHAVTFRNALLGALIAGGLSIPLYRLTQAIIARYAEQPLPDTNQTAATIAVAVRTLVMGVGVLATAVFILVAVGLFLLAIQTGIKWLREEKSS, translated from the coding sequence ATGACAGAACCAACTTCTTCTTCACATGCAGTTACATTTAGAAATGCTTTATTGGGGGCACTCATTGCCGGCGGCTTGAGCATTCCCCTCTATCGTCTAACGCAAGCGATTATTGCGCGTTATGCCGAACAACCGCTTCCTGATACGAATCAAACCGCCGCTACGATTGCCGTTGCTGTCCGCACCTTAGTGATGGGGGTTGGGGTATTAGCCACTGCCGTCTTTATTTTAGTTGCTGTGGGCTTATTCTTACTAGCCATACAGACTGGCATCAAGTGGTTGAGAGAAGAAAAATCCTCTTAG
- a CDS encoding DUF3110 domain-containing protein → MRVYVLLFNTGSENQGIHSLKMGDRDIVLMFESEDDATRFALMLEAQDFPEPRVEEIDADEIEAFCADAGYEARHIPQGELITPPDNTVEQMDWNLEEKTNASESASSDNLDEVRRRLENLL, encoded by the coding sequence ATGCGTGTCTATGTACTGTTATTCAATACCGGTAGTGAAAACCAAGGCATTCACTCCTTAAAGATGGGCGATCGCGATATTGTATTAATGTTTGAGTCGGAAGACGATGCGACTCGCTTTGCCCTCATGCTAGAAGCGCAAGACTTTCCTGAACCCAGGGTAGAAGAAATTGATGCTGATGAAATTGAAGCCTTCTGCGCTGATGCGGGGTATGAAGCCCGACACATTCCGCAAGGAGAACTGATTACGCCCCCTGACAATACGGTGGAGCAAATGGATTGGAATTTAGAAGAGAAAACGAATGCCTCTGAATCCGCAAGCAGTGATAATTTAGATGAGGTCCGTCGTCGTCTTGAAAATTTATTGTAA
- a CDS encoding helix-turn-helix domain-containing protein, which translates to MNQQFGQLIRQARKYQGYSQRELAKLLELDFTYLSKLENNRADYPPKEDVIRALARHLALDEEKLIFLAGRIPQQDESLLREHYENMPTLFRRMRENPQFAKQVFQAAMQTETHE; encoded by the coding sequence GTGAATCAACAATTTGGTCAACTGATTCGTCAAGCGCGAAAATACCAAGGATACAGTCAAAGAGAATTAGCAAAGCTCCTCGAATTAGACTTTACTTATCTATCTAAATTGGAAAATAACCGGGCAGACTATCCTCCCAAAGAAGACGTCATTCGTGCTTTAGCCCGCCATTTAGCCTTAGACGAAGAAAAGCTGATCTTCTTAGCCGGTCGAATTCCCCAGCAAGATGAATCGCTGCTGCGGGAACATTATGAAAATATGCCCACCCTTTTCCGCCGGATGCGGGAAAATCCCCAATTTGCCAAACAGGTCTTTCAAGCGGCGATGCAAACTGAAACTCACGAGTAA
- the murQ gene encoding N-acetylmuramic acid 6-phosphate etherase: MASSRGHLLTEQNNPNSGNLDQLSSVEIVELFNREDAQTLTAIDQARHQLAQAIDLVSEALKAGGRLFYVGAGTSGRLGVLDAAECPPTFCTPPEWVQGIIAGGEQALVKSSEDLEDRAVDGESAIAQHEVNAQDVVVGITAGGTTPYVHGALQAAQQRGAKTIFLACVSAKEVPVQVAVDIRLLVGPEVLAGSTRLKAGTATKMALNILSTGAMVKLGKVYGNRMVDVAVTNEKLRDRALRILQDLTPLSREEAALLLEKSGNRVKIALLMQWEGLTPEEAEKRVHSS; encoded by the coding sequence ATGGCTTCCTCTCGCGGTCATCTCTTAACGGAACAGAATAATCCCAATAGTGGCAATCTCGACCAACTCTCGAGCGTTGAAATCGTTGAACTATTTAATCGGGAAGATGCACAAACCCTCACTGCTATTGATCAAGCCCGTCATCAACTGGCACAAGCCATTGATTTGGTCAGTGAGGCGCTAAAAGCAGGAGGACGATTATTTTATGTTGGGGCAGGAACTAGTGGGCGTCTCGGGGTTTTAGATGCCGCCGAATGTCCGCCCACGTTCTGCACGCCACCGGAGTGGGTGCAAGGGATTATAGCTGGCGGAGAACAGGCGCTCGTTAAGAGTTCCGAAGACTTGGAAGATCGTGCTGTTGATGGCGAAAGCGCGATCGCGCAACATGAAGTGAATGCTCAAGATGTTGTGGTTGGGATTACTGCGGGTGGGACAACGCCCTATGTTCACGGTGCTTTGCAGGCTGCCCAGCAGCGAGGGGCAAAAACGATTTTTCTGGCTTGTGTCTCTGCTAAAGAAGTACCTGTGCAAGTTGCGGTTGACATTCGCTTATTAGTCGGTCCAGAAGTCTTAGCCGGTTCCACCCGCTTGAAAGCGGGAACCGCCACGAAAATGGCACTGAATATTCTCTCGACGGGGGCCATGGTGAAACTGGGAAAAGTCTATGGCAATCGCATGGTAGATGTCGCAGTGACCAATGAAAAATTGCGCGATCGCGCCTTGCGGATTCTCCAAGACTTGACCCCCCTCTCGCGGGAGGAAGCGGCTCTCTTACTAGAAAAAAGCGGCAATCGCGTTAAAATAGCCCTCCTCATGCAATGGGAAGGCCTCACGCCAGAAGAAGCGGAAAAACGAGTGCATTCCTCTTAA